Proteins encoded by one window of Bryobacteraceae bacterium:
- a CDS encoding FAD/NAD(P)-binding oxidoreductase, with product MARVVILGAGISGHTAAAFLRKWLGRQGEVVMISPSPTYNWIPSNIWVGVGLLPKRSVQFNLAPVYRKAGVEFKQARATAIFPEGTEAGPQPAVEFEWTLEGKAGQRERIAYDFLVNATGPKLNFAATEGLGPGQNSLSVCTADHAEETARAFLHNVERMKKGERRRFLVGVGHGTCTCEGAAFEYVVNLEFELRRHGVRDMADVVFLTNEYDLGDFGVGGLYMRDGGYVTPGRLFAESLFAERGIRTITRAHVRRVNRASVEIEQLDGTLGEVPFDMAMLLPPFRGVGLQAFDARGGDITDRVFAPNGFQRVDADYEKKPYSKWSARDWPRYYQSPAYPNLFAAGIAFAPPHAISEPHSTADGTAISPAPPRTGMPSAMIGKAVARSIVDTIRGKKDPLHSASMAEMGAACVASAGANPFTGTAASITVYPIVPDFERYPEYGRDLSSTWGEIGLAGHWIKILLHHMFLYKAHLRPGWALIPE from the coding sequence ATGGCACGTGTTGTCATCCTCGGCGCGGGTATCTCCGGCCACACCGCGGCCGCGTTCCTGAGAAAATGGCTGGGCAGGCAGGGCGAGGTGGTGATGATCTCGCCGTCTCCCACCTACAACTGGATTCCCTCCAACATCTGGGTCGGCGTTGGCCTTCTGCCTAAACGCAGCGTCCAGTTCAATCTCGCGCCCGTCTACCGCAAAGCCGGTGTCGAATTCAAACAGGCCCGGGCCACCGCCATCTTTCCGGAGGGTACGGAAGCCGGCCCCCAGCCGGCGGTTGAATTCGAGTGGACGCTCGAAGGCAAGGCCGGCCAGCGCGAACGCATCGCTTACGATTTCCTCGTCAACGCCACCGGCCCGAAGTTGAATTTTGCCGCAACCGAAGGGCTTGGACCGGGGCAGAACTCGCTATCGGTGTGCACGGCCGATCATGCCGAAGAGACGGCCCGGGCATTCCTCCATAACGTCGAGAGAATGAAGAAAGGCGAACGGCGCCGCTTCCTCGTCGGCGTGGGCCACGGCACGTGCACCTGCGAAGGGGCGGCGTTCGAGTACGTGGTGAACCTTGAGTTCGAACTTCGCCGCCACGGCGTCCGCGACATGGCCGACGTGGTCTTCCTGACCAACGAGTACGACCTCGGCGATTTCGGCGTCGGCGGCCTGTACATGCGCGACGGCGGCTACGTCACTCCCGGCCGTCTTTTCGCCGAATCGCTCTTCGCCGAACGCGGCATTCGCACCATCACCCGCGCGCACGTCCGCCGCGTGAACCGGGCGAGCGTCGAAATCGAGCAGCTCGACGGCACGCTCGGCGAAGTGCCCTTCGACATGGCCATGCTCCTGCCGCCCTTCCGCGGCGTAGGTCTTCAGGCCTTCGACGCGCGCGGCGGCGACATCACGGATCGCGTGTTTGCGCCCAACGGCTTCCAGCGTGTCGACGCCGACTACGAAAAGAAGCCCTACTCGAAATGGAGCGCCAGGGACTGGCCGCGATACTACCAGAGCCCCGCCTATCCGAACCTCTTCGCCGCCGGAATCGCCTTCGCGCCCCCGCACGCGATCTCAGAGCCGCACTCCACCGCCGACGGAACCGCCATCTCGCCGGCGCCGCCTCGCACTGGAATGCCATCGGCGATGATCGGCAAGGCCGTGGCCCGCAGCATCGTCGATACCATCCGCGGCAAGAAAGACCCGCTGCATAGCGCCTCAATGGCGGAAATGGGCGCCGCCTGCGTCGCCTCCGCGGGTGCGAATCCGTTCACCGGCACGGCGGCTTCGATCACCGTCTATCCCATCGTGCCGGACTTCGAGCGCTACCCCGAGTACGGCCGCGACCTCAGCTCCACCTGGGGCGAAATCGGGCTCGCCGGGCACTGGATCAAGATCCTGCTGCATCACATGTTTCTCTACAAGGCGCACTTGCGCCCCGGCTGGGCCCTGATTCCGGAGTAA